GTCGTTTCCCGGCCTGAGGCGTCTAATACTGTCTCCCCTGGGCCAACAAGTTCCACCTGAAACTGACCGACTTCCAGTAGTTCACTTGCGTGAGATGGTGCAGGGGAGATAAGCCTCACAATCAAAAATGAAATAATGACAAAGGTCTTTTTCATTGGCGATATTTCTAGAAAAGCAACCATCTTGAGTCCTGTATTGTCTCCAGAGAGGTGCTTGTGCGTGTTGATGGGAACCGGTTTTGATCTCTGTGCTTATGATCGGAGTTAAAAAAACGAACCGAGGCATCCTATCATATTTATTACATGTTTTGGCATACCATCTGTTTGTGGGGGAATCTTCCTCGTACTACGGCATAGTAGAAGTTGCGCCAGGAGCGGCTTTAGCCGCTCCTACAGTAAACAACGGTCACATTCTTGCGCGTTGAGGTACAAAAACAGTAAAGCAGATTGTGCAAATGGCCCACCAGTTAGAATAGCAGCATCCAGCCTTTTCCCCCAATTTTGCGCTACAGTGTAATATCCCCCTTAAAAGCGGCACGTGTCACAGTAATCAGCGCCCGAACTGTTCACGGTAGAAAGGAGTCCACCAATGCGTCTACCAACCCCCATCCACGGCCTTCTTATCGACCTCGATGGCGTCCTTTACGTTGGCGAAACACCGGTGCCCGGCGCTCAGCAGGTGTTGAAGCGATTGGATGATGAGAACATTCCTCGGCGCTACCTGACCAATACAACAACGCGTACCGCCTCGTCCGTCGTTCAAAAGTTAAGGCGCTTGGGATTTAGCGTCCACGAAGAGGAAGTTTTCAGCCCGATCTCGGCCACGGTGCAGTTCCTCAACGGACTGGGCCGACCAACGATCAATCCGGTGGTGCGCGACAGTGTCCTGCCGGCATTTGCCGACTTCCCCAGAAACAATGAACGGCCGGATTACGTGATTATCGGCGACATCGGCGCAGCGTGGAGTTATCCCCTTATCAACACCATCTTTTCGCAGCTTCATGCCGGGGCCGAGCTGATCGCCATGCACAAAAACAGGTTTTTCCAGGGTGAAGAAGGTCTTCAGGTCGACATCGGCGCGTTTGTGGCCGGGTTGGAATACGTATCTGGCAAACAGGCAAAAGTGATCGGCAAACCGAGCCGAGACTTTTTCGAACTCGCTCTGGAATCCCTGCACCTCCCCGCGTCGAACGTCGCCATGATTGGCGATGACATTGAAACCGATATCGGCGGAGGAAAAGCCGTCGGCATGCACGGCGTTCTGGTGAGAACCGGGAAATATCGTCAAGGGTGCGAGAAAGGTGCCACTTATCCGCCCGACGCTGTCATAGACTCGTTCAGCGACCTGTTCGAATTTCTCAAGCTGTAGCTGCGTCTCAAAGAGCTAAAAGTCGTCATCTCGTAACAGCAATAGCAAGGGCGGCCACATCGCTGACTGCCGCCCGAATAGCTCCTTTCATCGTCTTCCAGCGGCCTCCCCCTTGAGCAGTCAAAATGCTTTTACATTTCTGCCTCCTGCACAGTATTTCAATTGAATTGCCTTAACAAAGATTAGAATCATAGCCAAGGGTTAACAATATACCTATATTAAGAATCAACAATTCTTATCAGGCCATAGCGGGTTTTGACCCGAAACGCACTGTCACAACAAGGGTAAAATCATGGTAAAGACCAGATCCATCGTTTTGCTGTTAGCGGTTGGCGCGATTGCCGTTGCCATGCTTTGCTGCGCTCCCGACAGCGCGCTGGCGCGTGCCGGAGGCGGTGGCGGTAAAGGTGGCGGCAGCTGGCTCAATGTTATTTTATGGCCCGTCATTTTGATCTATTCGACCATTTTGGCCCGAAAAGTCCGCAAAAAGAATCAGGAGAGCCAAGCGCTTCTCGAAAAGCTGGCCGCCCACGATGCCGCGTGGCAGATCGACGCCATCAAGGCGCGCATTGAAGAGGCTTTTTTCAAAATTCAGCATGCGTGGATGGAACGCAATCAGGATCTGGCCAAGGAGTATATGAGTGAGCGTCTTTATCGGAAACATAAGACGCAAACGGATCAGATGATTCGCGACAACAGAAAAAACGTCCTTGAAAACATCAATCTGGAAACGGCACGGATTGTTGAGGTGGCCGACTCCAAGGATGACTCAAAAGACCATATCTGGGTGTATCTTGAAGGAACGATGAACGGTTTAAAGAACTATGGAAATTTATCACAGATGCACAAGGCTGTTGGGTGCTGGATAAAATTGACCAATCTGCTGAAATCAGCGACTTGAGCGGCATGCGTTCTTTCAGTGAAGAGCTCCCAGGCTCCGAATAACGTTAGCGGCCAAAACCATCACCGGGTGCGGCAAGGCCCCAACGGCAGCAACAAAAACGACACAGGTAATTTTCAGTCATGGGGATGTTCACCACGCCCCACTTAACGGCTATCCACGATCATGTATTTGCAACTTTCCGGAGAGCATTATGCCTAAAACATCCCTGACCTGCCCCCATTGCGGCTACTCACGAGAAATGCCGACAGCCAAACTGCCTCAGCGACCAACGACAGTGAACTGCCCACGATGCCAAAAAAAGTTTCAGTACACACCAACGAAGCCCCTCTCGCCGACGGTACGACCGACACCAGTGGTAGAAAATCCTCCGCAAACGCTCTCTTCGGCCCTAAATCAGACAAACACCGGAACGCCATCAACGCCCGCAACCGACAACAAAACATCGAGAACAAACCTCTATATCGTTACTCTTTTTATCCTTATTGCCTGCCTGATCGGCAGCCGATTCTGGTTTGAAAAACAGGCAAGCTCAATCCCCTATCCGTATTGGCTGTCGGCATCCGAAAAAGGGCTTGCTGTCCTCTACGGTAAAGAGATCTATGTGGTTGGCCACGAAGGCTATGTTGAACAACAATACCAATTACCTGAAGACTGCCAACCCTGCCAGCTTGTCTGGCACGATGATGAGCTGTGGGTTTCGGACTGGGAGAACGACCGCATTCTTAAATTTTCTCCAGAGGGCATGACCTCCCTTGCCCTGCAAGATGCGTTCATTGAAGCGCATTTGAATGTCGCTGCCGATACAAAAAACGACAGGCTTTTCGTTTCTGACAGCCAAGCGAGCCGTATTCTTGTCTATGACAGTGATGGTACATACCGTGATGGGTTTGGTCAGAGGGGCCATGAACCGGGAGACTTCTTCTATCCTAAAGATATTGTCTTTGACGGTGAAGACCAACTCATCGTCGGCAACACGCTTCGCCCTGGAATCGATGTCTTCACAACAGAGGGACAATTTGTCAAAACAATCACTGAACCCAAAGCAAAGTTTGGCTACATCTTCTTGACAGACTTTGCCATAGACAATGACAACCTGGTCACTCTCGAATGTGACCTGCTGGTCAACTACTGCGT
This is a stretch of genomic DNA from uncultured Desulfuromonas sp.. It encodes these proteins:
- a CDS encoding TIGR01458 family HAD-type hydrolase; protein product: MRLPTPIHGLLIDLDGVLYVGETPVPGAQQVLKRLDDENIPRRYLTNTTTRTASSVVQKLRRLGFSVHEEEVFSPISATVQFLNGLGRPTINPVVRDSVLPAFADFPRNNERPDYVIIGDIGAAWSYPLINTIFSQLHAGAELIAMHKNRFFQGEEGLQVDIGAFVAGLEYVSGKQAKVIGKPSRDFFELALESLHLPASNVAMIGDDIETDIGGGKAVGMHGVLVRTGKYRQGCEKGATYPPDAVIDSFSDLFEFLKL
- a CDS encoding 6-bladed beta-propeller yields the protein MPKTSLTCPHCGYSREMPTAKLPQRPTTVNCPRCQKKFQYTPTKPLSPTVRPTPVVENPPQTLSSALNQTNTGTPSTPATDNKTSRTNLYIVTLFILIACLIGSRFWFEKQASSIPYPYWLSASEKGLAVLYGKEIYVVGHEGYVEQQYQLPEDCQPCQLVWHDDELWVSDWENDRILKFSPEGMTSLALQDAFIEAHLNVAADTKNDRLFVSDSQASRILVYDSDGTYRDGFGQRGHEPGDFFYPKDIVFDGEDQLIVGNTLRPGIDVFTTEGQFVKTITEPKAKFGYIFLTDFAIDNDNLVTLECDLLVNYCVIASYDLNGELLATQPQTPGAEAAGDIAVWEDTAYVTNCSERRVVAYQAATLEPLGSFSSELDDIGDNLSKEFSNYKTLSKMSLILALMSLISILVLYKRSKAQR
- a CDS encoding TIM44-like domain-containing protein, whose product is MVKTRSIVLLLAVGAIAVAMLCCAPDSALARAGGGGGKGGGSWLNVILWPVILIYSTILARKVRKKNQESQALLEKLAAHDAAWQIDAIKARIEEAFFKIQHAWMERNQDLAKEYMSERLYRKHKTQTDQMIRDNRKNVLENINLETARIVEVADSKDDSKDHIWVYLEGTMNGLKNYGNLSQMHKAVGCWIKLTNLLKSAT